In one Moritella sp. 5 genomic region, the following are encoded:
- the ubiD gene encoding 4-hydroxy-3-polyprenylbenzoate decarboxylase codes for MKYKDLRDFIALLESKGELKRIHQEIDPYLEMTEICDRTLKAGGPALLFENPKGHTMPVLGNLFGTPDRVAMGMGRESVSELREVGEWLSYLKEPEPPKGFKELMEKVPIFKQVLNMPTKRLRKAPCQEIVLTGDDVDLSQIPIQHCWPGDVAPLITWGLTITQGPYKKRQNLGIYRQQVLSKNKLIMRWLSHRGGALDFKEFQELNPGENYPVSVALGADPATILGAVTPVPDTLSEYAFAGLLRGSRTEVVKSISNDLEVPAGAEIILEGYIAPGEMAEEGPYGDHTGYYNETDSFPVFTVTHITMRKDAIYHSTYTGRPADEPAVLGVALNEVFVPILQKQYPEIVDFYLPPEGCSYRMAIVTIKKQYPGHAKRVMLGVWSFLRQFMYTKFVIVCDDDINARDWNDVIWAITTRMDPARDTTMIEHTPIDYLDFASPVSGLGSKMGMDATNKWPGETDREWGEPIVMDEKVKQRVDDLWDELGIL; via the coding sequence ATGAAATATAAAGATCTGAGAGACTTTATTGCCTTACTTGAAAGCAAAGGCGAATTAAAACGTATTCATCAAGAAATTGACCCGTATTTAGAAATGACGGAAATTTGCGATCGCACATTAAAAGCAGGCGGTCCGGCATTATTATTTGAAAATCCGAAAGGTCATACTATGCCAGTGTTGGGTAACCTATTTGGTACCCCTGATCGTGTCGCTATGGGCATGGGACGTGAAAGCGTCAGTGAACTGCGTGAAGTTGGTGAATGGTTATCTTATTTAAAAGAGCCTGAGCCACCGAAAGGTTTTAAAGAGTTAATGGAAAAAGTACCGATATTTAAACAGGTACTTAATATGCCCACGAAAAGGCTGCGTAAAGCACCCTGTCAAGAAATAGTGTTAACAGGCGATGATGTTGATTTAAGTCAGATCCCTATTCAGCATTGCTGGCCTGGAGACGTTGCCCCATTAATTACTTGGGGTTTAACGATCACCCAAGGACCTTATAAAAAACGTCAAAATTTAGGTATTTATCGTCAGCAAGTACTGAGTAAAAACAAATTAATTATGCGTTGGTTATCGCATCGTGGTGGTGCACTGGATTTTAAAGAATTCCAAGAACTAAACCCTGGTGAAAACTACCCTGTATCTGTGGCGCTAGGTGCTGATCCTGCAACAATTTTAGGTGCCGTAACGCCGGTACCTGATACGTTATCTGAATATGCTTTTGCAGGTTTATTACGTGGTAGTCGTACTGAAGTAGTTAAATCTATTTCCAATGACCTTGAAGTGCCTGCAGGTGCTGAAATTATCTTAGAAGGTTATATCGCGCCGGGCGAGATGGCAGAGGAGGGTCCTTATGGTGATCATACTGGTTACTATAACGAGACTGATTCTTTTCCTGTATTTACGGTGACGCATATTACGATGCGTAAAGATGCTATTTATCATTCTACCTATACAGGCCGTCCTGCAGATGAACCTGCGGTACTGGGAGTTGCGTTGAATGAAGTCTTTGTGCCTATTTTACAAAAGCAATATCCCGAAATTGTTGATTTTTATTTGCCACCTGAAGGTTGTTCTTATCGCATGGCGATCGTGACAATTAAGAAACAATATCCGGGCCATGCGAAACGAGTGATGCTGGGGGTATGGTCTTTTTTACGTCAGTTCATGTATACCAAATTTGTGATTGTCTGTGATGATGATATTAATGCACGTGATTGGAATGATGTGATTTGGGCAATTACGACCCGTATGGACCCTGCTCGTGATACGACAATGATTGAGCATACACCAATTGATTATTTAGATTTTGCATCACCGGTCTCTGGTCTTGGCTCTAAAATGGGTATGGATGCAACCAATAAGTGGCCAGGCGAGACAGATCGCGAATGGGGCGAACCAATTGTGATGGATGAGAAGGTTAAGCAGCGAGTCGATGATTTATGGGACGAATTAGGGATTTTGTGA
- the rho gene encoding transcription termination factor Rho — MNLTELKNTPVSELVKLGESMGLENLARLRKQDIIFSILKAHAKSGEDIFGDGVLEILQDGFGFLRSADSSYLAGPDDIYVSPSQIRRFNLRTGDTVGGKIRPPKDGERYFALLKIDQVNFDRPEISRNKILFENLTPIHPNERLRLERGNGSTEDITARILDLSAPIGKGQRGLIVAPPKAGKTMLLQNIASSIALNHPDAILMVLLIDERPEEVTEMQRLVRGEVIASTFDEPANRHVQVAEMMIEKAKRLVEHKKDVIILLDSVTRLARAYNTVTPSSGKILSGGVDANALHRPKRFFGAARNVEEGGSLTIIATALIDTGSKMDEVIYEEFKGTGNQELHLNRKIAERRVYPAIDFTRSGTRREELLADKAELQKMWILRKIIHPMGEIDAMEFLIDKLAMTKTNDQFFEAMKKQKS; from the coding sequence ATGAATTTAACCGAATTAAAAAACACACCAGTTTCTGAACTTGTAAAACTGGGCGAATCTATGGGTCTAGAAAATCTGGCTCGCTTAAGAAAACAAGACATCATCTTTTCTATCTTAAAAGCTCACGCAAAAAGCGGTGAAGACATTTTTGGTGATGGTGTTTTAGAGATCTTGCAGGATGGCTTTGGTTTCTTGCGTTCAGCAGATAGCTCTTATCTTGCCGGACCTGATGATATTTATGTATCACCAAGTCAGATACGTCGCTTTAACTTGCGAACGGGTGATACCGTTGGCGGTAAAATTAGACCGCCAAAAGATGGCGAACGCTACTTTGCGCTGTTAAAGATTGACCAAGTTAACTTCGACCGTCCAGAAATCTCTCGTAATAAAATCCTCTTTGAAAACCTAACTCCAATCCACCCGAATGAACGTCTTCGTTTAGAGCGTGGTAATGGCAGTACTGAAGATATTACTGCACGTATTCTTGATTTAAGTGCGCCGATCGGTAAAGGTCAACGTGGTTTAATTGTGGCACCGCCGAAAGCTGGTAAAACAATGTTATTACAAAATATTGCCTCTTCAATTGCGTTAAATCACCCAGATGCGATATTGATGGTTCTACTTATCGATGAACGTCCGGAAGAAGTAACAGAGATGCAGCGTTTGGTACGTGGTGAAGTAATCGCTTCAACATTTGATGAACCTGCTAACCGCCACGTACAAGTAGCGGAAATGATGATTGAAAAAGCCAAACGTCTTGTAGAACACAAGAAAGACGTGATCATCTTACTTGATTCTGTGACGCGTCTAGCACGTGCTTACAATACGGTAACGCCATCATCAGGTAAGATCTTATCTGGTGGTGTTGATGCTAATGCCTTACACCGTCCAAAACGTTTCTTCGGCGCAGCCCGTAACGTTGAAGAAGGTGGTTCTTTAACGATCATCGCAACAGCATTGATTGATACTGGTTCAAAAATGGACGAAGTAATTTACGAAGAATTTAAAGGTACAGGTAACCAAGAGCTACACCTTAATCGTAAGATTGCAGAACGTCGTGTTTATCCTGCGATTGACTTCACTCGTTCAGGTACCCGTCGAGAAGAACTATTAGCAGATAAAGCTGAGCTACAGAAAATGTGGATCCTACGTAAGATTATTCATCCAATGGGTGAGATCGATGCGATGGAATTCCTGATTGATAAGCTGGCGATGACGAAAACCAATGATCAATTCTTCGAAGCAATGAAGAAGCAAAAATCATAA
- the trxA gene encoding thioredoxin TrxA, protein MSDKIIQLTDAAFDMDVLNSELPVLVDFWAEWCGPCKMIAPILSEVAEEYAGKVTIGKLNIDQNSGTPPKFGIRGIPTLLLFKNGAVAATKVGALSKAQLQSFLDENL, encoded by the coding sequence ATGAGCGACAAAATTATTCAGCTAACCGATGCTGCTTTCGATATGGATGTGTTAAATTCAGAATTACCTGTACTCGTTGATTTCTGGGCTGAGTGGTGTGGACCTTGCAAAATGATCGCACCGATTTTAAGCGAAGTTGCTGAAGAGTACGCAGGTAAAGTAACCATCGGTAAATTAAATATCGATCAAAATTCAGGTACGCCACCTAAATTTGGTATCCGTGGTATTCCTACTTTATTGTTATTTAAAAACGGTGCTGTTGCGGCAACTAAAGTTGGCGCATTATCAAAAGCGCAACTTCAAAGTTTTCTAGACGAAAACTTGTAG
- the rhlB gene encoding ATP-dependent RNA helicase RhlB, which yields MSKKHLTEHKFSQFGLNADVLSGLEASGFEYCTPIQALSLPFAIQGKDVAGQAQTGTGKTIAFLAAIFHHLLKTKPVEDRPKNKPRAIILAPTRELAIQIHKDALPIAKATGLKMGLVYGGESYDIQRENLEKGVDIIIGTVGRIIDFEKQRAMDLSGVEALVLDEADRMLDQGFIKDIRYLMRKMPEPKQRLNLLFSATFTWDIRELAYQHMNEPEEVTVEAEKVTGSSITQELFHPSNDDKMALLQTLIEEEWPERAIVFANTKHKCEEIWGHLAADKHRVGLLTGDIPQKKRNSILEQFTQGKLDILVATDVAARGLHIPAVSHVFNYDLPDNCGDYVHRIGRTGRAGAEGHSISFACEKYIYNLPAIEEYIEHTIPVCHYDKAALLTDLPRPIHTKRARPGNSRSMNDRNKTRRTGQRQHNTHNKTH from the coding sequence ATGAGCAAAAAACATCTTACAGAACATAAGTTCTCCCAGTTTGGCCTTAATGCCGACGTACTTTCTGGGTTAGAAGCTTCAGGCTTCGAATATTGTACACCAATTCAAGCACTTAGTTTGCCATTTGCCATCCAAGGTAAAGATGTAGCTGGTCAAGCACAGACTGGTACAGGCAAAACTATCGCATTTTTGGCCGCTATTTTTCATCATTTATTGAAAACCAAACCAGTCGAAGATCGTCCAAAAAATAAGCCTCGCGCTATTATTTTAGCGCCAACACGCGAACTTGCAATTCAAATTCATAAAGATGCGTTACCAATAGCCAAAGCAACAGGCCTTAAAATGGGCTTGGTTTATGGTGGTGAGAGCTACGATATTCAACGTGAAAACCTTGAAAAAGGCGTAGATATCATCATTGGTACTGTTGGTCGTATCATTGATTTTGAAAAACAAAGAGCAATGGATTTATCGGGTGTTGAAGCATTAGTATTAGATGAAGCAGATCGTATGCTAGATCAAGGCTTCATTAAAGATATTCGCTATCTAATGCGCAAAATGCCAGAGCCAAAACAGCGTCTAAACTTACTGTTTTCTGCGACCTTTACTTGGGATATTCGTGAATTAGCTTATCAGCACATGAACGAACCAGAAGAAGTTACTGTAGAAGCAGAAAAAGTAACAGGCAGCAGTATTACTCAAGAGCTATTTCACCCGTCAAATGATGACAAGATGGCTTTATTACAAACGTTAATTGAAGAAGAATGGCCAGAACGTGCCATTGTATTTGCCAATACTAAGCATAAATGTGAAGAGATCTGGGGCCACTTGGCAGCAGATAAACATCGCGTAGGTTTATTAACGGGTGATATTCCTCAGAAAAAACGTAATAGTATTCTAGAACAATTCACTCAAGGTAAATTAGACATTCTTGTCGCGACTGACGTTGCTGCTCGTGGTCTCCACATTCCAGCTGTAAGTCATGTATTTAACTACGATTTACCCGATAATTGTGGTGATTACGTACACCGTATTGGCCGTACCGGTCGTGCTGGTGCAGAAGGTCATTCAATTAGTTTCGCTTGTGAAAAATATATTTATAATTTACCCGCGATTGAAGAATACATTGAACATACGATCCCTGTTTGTCATTACGATAAAGCCGCATTATTAACTGACTTACCACGACCGATCCACACTAAACGTGCTCGTCCGGGTAATTCAAGATCAATGAATGATCGTAACAAAACGCGTCGTACTGGCCAACGTCAGCATAATACGCATAACAAAACCCATTAA
- the gppA gene encoding guanosine-5'-triphosphate,3'-diphosphate diphosphatase, whose amino-acid sequence MSKKSSSNLYAVIDLGSNSFHMLVVREVNNSLQTVAKVKRKVRLAAGLDAESNLNQAALLRGWDCLSLFAEQLQDIPAENIRIVGTATLRLAKNVAVFLATAEKILAHPVNIISGEQEAALIYKGVAYTSSGQGNRLVVDIGGASTELIIGEQAQAKLLYSFKMGCVTWLNNYFSDGKLNQHNFTQAIDAAKAVLNPQLEKYLTIGWNTCIGASGTIQALQEIMVAQGENEQITLAKLHSIQQQAIACGDIENLNINGLTTDRKPVFTSGLAILTALFESLEINNMFLAGGALREAVIYEMTGLRASHNVRQQTVNSLMVKHQLDLGQAERVKSTALKAFDQLKVTISEDDTQAGPLLAYVSSLHEIGLSIDYKKAPQHAAYIIDNTDMLGFTKAQKQLLSALLINQRDELNLSLLAQQSAISYASALLLCRILRVSYTLALRRTDGTIPEFSLTLVEENTLTITLPAQWLTQHPLRAAALASELELQAKHNLVLEVQEK is encoded by the coding sequence GTGAGTAAAAAAAGTTCGTCAAATTTATATGCCGTTATTGATCTCGGTTCAAACAGCTTTCATATGCTGGTCGTTCGCGAAGTTAACAATAGTCTACAAACTGTTGCTAAAGTTAAACGAAAAGTAAGACTTGCAGCTGGTCTTGATGCAGAAAGTAACCTCAACCAAGCAGCACTTCTGCGCGGTTGGGATTGTTTAAGTTTGTTTGCTGAACAGCTACAAGACATTCCAGCCGAGAATATTCGGATTGTTGGTACAGCGACATTACGTTTAGCAAAAAATGTAGCTGTATTTCTTGCTACAGCAGAAAAAATATTGGCACATCCGGTAAACATTATTTCCGGTGAACAAGAAGCGGCACTTATCTACAAAGGCGTTGCCTATACCAGCAGTGGTCAAGGCAATCGTTTAGTGGTCGATATCGGTGGCGCAAGTACTGAACTCATTATTGGTGAACAAGCACAAGCAAAGCTACTTTATAGCTTTAAGATGGGTTGTGTTACTTGGTTAAATAACTATTTTTCTGATGGTAAACTCAATCAGCACAACTTTACGCAAGCAATTGATGCAGCAAAAGCGGTTTTGAACCCTCAGCTAGAAAAGTATTTAACCATTGGGTGGAATACGTGTATAGGTGCTTCAGGTACAATCCAAGCGTTACAAGAAATTATGGTCGCGCAAGGTGAGAACGAACAGATAACACTAGCGAAATTACATAGTATTCAGCAGCAAGCGATTGCCTGCGGTGATATTGAAAACCTTAATATCAATGGCTTAACAACAGATAGAAAACCAGTATTCACAAGCGGCTTAGCTATTCTTACCGCGCTATTTGAAAGTCTAGAAATCAATAATATGTTTTTAGCTGGCGGCGCGTTAAGAGAAGCAGTTATTTACGAAATGACCGGACTGCGTGCAAGTCACAATGTACGTCAACAAACAGTAAATAGCTTGATGGTAAAACATCAACTGGATTTGGGGCAAGCTGAACGGGTTAAAAGTACAGCATTAAAAGCATTTGACCAACTAAAAGTGACAATTTCAGAAGACGATACCCAAGCAGGACCTTTACTTGCTTATGTCAGTTCTTTACATGAGATTGGCTTATCGATTGATTATAAGAAAGCACCACAACACGCGGCCTATATTATCGATAACACAGATATGCTTGGTTTTACTAAAGCCCAGAAGCAATTACTTTCGGCGTTATTGATTAACCAACGTGATGAATTAAATTTATCTTTGTTAGCACAACAATCAGCAATCAGTTACGCAAGTGCGTTGCTACTTTGTCGTATTTTAAGAGTGTCATACACGCTAGCCTTACGACGTACTGATGGTACAATCCCAGAGTTTTCACTCACTCTCGTTGAAGAAAATACATTAACGATTACCTTGCCAGCACAATGGTTAACGCAGCATCCATTACGCGCAGCCGCATTAGCATCTGAGTTAGAATTACAAGCTAAGCATAATTTAGTGTTAGAAGTTCAAGAAAAGTAA